One segment of Aquimarina sp. BL5 DNA contains the following:
- a CDS encoding baseplate J/gp47 family protein, producing the protein MSENCLHSNPLRRDGTSQQQRTLNTLLPSYVAVDERSMKDLMEFVHTFGEEIRFYDDANSIDSHWADFFKITDEDWASFSLETYLEQLKIDQFTKPHLALFFGFLYMFKVVQDDINTITERHLDFYYKEVLQLEEKAAESDKISIIFELAKHIESHLLKAGTPLKAGKDNTGVNVTYKLNEDTVINKAQVVEIKARFTNLEDQWASETKYPKTNHSVYSSPIANSADGLGEEIQTEEKDWRVFGRPSFINNEDDPTGLKIADRKQGEIGFAIASPILFLAEGQRKIDLDVSIDFNGDKNKEINIQNKILILLSGEEEWIETTFLPSDKAVIKFIDGVWKMQITTHLKVDQPAVLAYDNEVFEENISTKWPVLKLLINSEDPTEESLYKDLINVSVDTINLTVEIDGETDNIPGIQNLIVQNDDSILDVSKPMPIFGSQPRVGSKFYIGSWEIFQKNLSYITLKHQWIDLPIDAGGFVDYYKKYSPANLRKNAAFTINTAVLDQKKWNNVFNWRYLFRNSDGSPIDTDTTLPTATEQSKMALSSSSFSNLERDVDMPLAQEYDNNLDKGFIRFALREVDFGNKTFPKDFSAQAIELAKENPSADAALPNAPYLPMIENLSIYYKSSVSFNLNSTTTNTEENDIVEQFFHLEPFGNYEVDRTKASNTIFSLIEEEGSLFIGIDNLNPPQTLSLLIQVAEGSANPKKEKQEVTWHYLSENNWLPFDQYTLLSDGTNGLLTSGIIKLDIQRNISIGNSRLSPDLYWLKASVAKDSDAVCDIIDIKAQAISASFVDQHNDPKFLENALEAGTISKLLNADASVKKIEQPYASSDGKPPEKEKAFYTRVSERLRHKNRAITIWDYEHLILEKFPKVYKVKCVNHTSFDGTITDYSETAPGHVSVVVIANVQNKNAVDPLRPLASLDQLSEITSFIDKIKLPCVILHVKNPIYEEIKVDFKVKFNKGIDAGYYTSKLREEIKHFLSPWASDCATDIVFGGRIHKSVILNFVEERSYVDYVTCFKMFHIINDESNISIKEVDEALAQTSVSIIGSARTHTIEEIAASEADQCKCDDNIILSTEELTAIDNC; encoded by the coding sequence ATGAGCGAAAACTGTTTACATAGTAACCCATTGAGAAGAGACGGCACTAGCCAGCAGCAACGAACGTTAAATACGTTGCTTCCATCTTATGTTGCAGTCGATGAAAGAAGTATGAAAGATCTGATGGAATTTGTTCACACCTTTGGAGAAGAAATTCGATTTTATGATGACGCGAATTCAATTGATAGTCACTGGGCAGATTTCTTTAAAATCACAGACGAAGACTGGGCCTCTTTTTCGTTAGAAACATATTTGGAACAATTGAAAATTGACCAATTCACAAAACCACATTTAGCACTTTTCTTTGGTTTCTTATACATGTTTAAAGTGGTTCAGGATGACATAAATACGATCACAGAGAGACATCTGGATTTTTATTATAAAGAAGTATTACAATTAGAAGAGAAAGCTGCAGAGTCAGATAAGATTTCTATTATTTTCGAATTAGCTAAACACATAGAGAGTCATTTGCTAAAAGCAGGAACTCCTTTAAAGGCAGGAAAAGATAATACAGGAGTAAATGTAACTTATAAACTTAATGAAGATACTGTAATAAATAAGGCACAGGTAGTAGAGATTAAAGCTCGGTTTACAAATTTAGAAGACCAATGGGCAAGTGAAACAAAATATCCAAAAACGAATCATAGCGTCTATAGTTCACCAATTGCAAACTCTGCGGATGGTCTTGGTGAGGAAATACAAACTGAAGAAAAAGATTGGAGAGTTTTTGGACGCCCTTCATTTATCAACAATGAAGATGATCCTACAGGATTAAAAATTGCCGATCGCAAACAAGGTGAAATTGGTTTCGCCATTGCCAGCCCAATTTTGTTTTTGGCAGAAGGACAAAGAAAAATTGATTTAGATGTATCCATAGATTTTAATGGTGATAAAAATAAAGAAATAAATATCCAGAACAAGATTCTGATATTGTTATCCGGGGAAGAAGAATGGATTGAAACAACATTTTTACCAAGTGATAAGGCGGTAATAAAATTTATTGATGGGGTTTGGAAAATGCAAATTACAACGCATTTAAAAGTAGATCAACCCGCTGTTTTAGCCTATGATAATGAAGTTTTTGAAGAAAATATCAGTACTAAATGGCCTGTTCTCAAGTTACTGATCAACTCAGAAGATCCCACAGAAGAATCCCTCTATAAAGATCTAATTAACGTTTCAGTAGATACTATAAATCTTACTGTAGAAATTGATGGAGAAACAGATAATATACCGGGTATTCAAAACCTAATCGTTCAGAATGATGATAGTATTTTAGATGTATCTAAACCGATGCCTATTTTTGGAAGTCAACCTCGTGTTGGTAGTAAATTTTACATCGGGAGTTGGGAGATATTTCAAAAAAACTTGAGTTATATTACTCTAAAACATCAATGGATTGATTTACCCATAGATGCGGGTGGTTTTGTGGATTATTATAAGAAGTATTCTCCAGCTAACCTAAGAAAAAATGCAGCTTTCACAATCAATACGGCGGTTTTAGATCAAAAAAAATGGAATAATGTATTTAATTGGAGATACTTGTTCAGAAATTCGGACGGGTCTCCGATAGATACCGATACGACACTTCCTACGGCCACAGAACAGAGTAAAATGGCATTAAGTAGTTCCTCATTTTCTAATTTAGAAAGAGATGTAGATATGCCTTTAGCTCAAGAATATGATAATAATCTTGATAAAGGGTTTATTCGATTTGCTCTTCGCGAAGTTGATTTTGGTAATAAAACCTTTCCAAAAGACTTTTCGGCTCAAGCTATTGAACTTGCTAAGGAAAATCCATCAGCAGATGCTGCACTTCCGAATGCGCCATATCTTCCAATGATAGAAAATTTATCAATTTATTATAAGTCTTCTGTATCTTTTAATCTTAATAGTACTACCACTAATACAGAAGAGAATGATATTGTTGAGCAATTTTTTCACCTGGAACCTTTTGGAAATTATGAGGTAGATAGAACGAAAGCTTCCAACACTATATTTTCCTTAATAGAAGAAGAAGGAAGTTTGTTTATAGGTATTGATAATTTAAATCCTCCACAAACACTTTCACTATTAATTCAGGTAGCTGAGGGAAGCGCAAACCCCAAAAAAGAAAAGCAAGAAGTAACATGGCATTATTTATCAGAGAATAATTGGTTACCGTTTGACCAATATACTTTATTGAGTGATGGTACAAATGGTTTACTCACTTCCGGAATTATTAAACTAGATATTCAACGTAATATTTCGATTGGTAATTCTCGGTTATCTCCAGATTTATATTGGCTAAAGGCTAGTGTAGCTAAAGATTCTGATGCAGTTTGTGATATTATTGATATAAAAGCACAGGCAATTAGCGCTTCTTTTGTAGATCAGCATAATGATCCAAAATTTCTTGAGAATGCATTAGAAGCTGGAACCATTTCTAAGCTTTTAAACGCAGATGCCTCTGTAAAAAAAATAGAGCAACCTTATGCTTCGTCTGATGGTAAACCTCCAGAAAAGGAGAAAGCATTTTATACACGAGTTAGTGAACGTTTACGACATAAAAATAGAGCTATAACTATCTGGGATTATGAACATTTAATCTTAGAAAAATTTCCAAAAGTTTATAAAGTAAAATGTGTTAATCATACAAGTTTTGATGGCACCATAACAGATTATAGTGAGACTGCACCTGGACATGTTTCTGTAGTTGTAATTGCTAATGTTCAAAATAAAAATGCAGTTGATCCATTACGTCCATTAGCTAGTTTAGATCAACTTAGTGAGATTACATCTTTTATAGACAAGATAAAACTTCCTTGCGTGATACTGCATGTTAAGAATCCAATTTATGAAGAAATAAAAGTAGATTTTAAAGTGAAATTTAATAAAGGTATTGATGCGGGCTATTATACATCTAAACTAAGAGAAGAAATTAAACATTTTCTTTCTCCCTGGGCTTCTGACTGTGCCACTGATATTGTTTTTGGTGGGAGGATACACAAATCCGTGATTCTAAACTTTGTAGAAGAAAGATCCTATGTAGATTATGTAACGTGTTTTAAAATGTTTCACATCATAAATGACGAATCTAATATATCTATCAAGGAAGTAGATGAAGCCTTAGCACAAACCTCTGTATCCATTATTGGTTCTGCAAGAACCCATACTATAGAAGAAATTGCTGCGAGTGAAGCTGATCAGTGTAAATGCGATGATAATATCATATTAAGTACAGAAGAGTTGACAGCTATTGATAATTGCTAA